Below is a window of Planococcus rifietoensis DNA.
ATATCCAATCGAGCATGAACCAGATGCAGCCGCCGGGCGACCGCCTGATTGGCGCAGCCTTTATCCTAGTCGGCGGCACATTGCTGCTGACGCCTGGATTTATTTCAGATGCAGTCGGGTTCAGCTTATTGTTCACGCCGACGCAGAAGCTATACAAGCCTCTTGTTTATCGGATGCTTCAGAAGAAGATGAAAAATACCCGGATTATCGTTGGATAATTCCGGGTTCATTCATCATTAGGCAATCGTTTTTAAATTTTACCAAGCGTTTTCATTCACAAATTATACAAAGTTGATTATAATGACTAGGTAAGTCCATTTACGGAAAAGTGCATGAAAGCAGATGGCTCATTATTCTGTCTTTTTTTTTGGAATGATGAAGTAGAATGTAGAAGGAGAGATTTACATGACATCATCAAAAGGTTTAGAAGGTGTAGTCGCAACACAATCGGCGATCAGTTCGATCATCGATGATACCCTTACATACGTCGGCTACAATATCGACGATCTGGCGGACAACGCCAGCTTCGAAGAAGTAATCTACCTCTTGTGGCACCAGCGTTTGCCGAAGGCAGACGAACTCGCGGAGCTGAAACAGCAGCTCGCGGACAACATGGCGGTACCGCAAGCGGTGCTCGACCACTTCAAGACATACGACATCAAGCACGTCCATCCAATGGCGGCACTGCGCACAGCGGTCTCCATGCTCGGCCTCTTCGACGAAGAAGCGGAAGTGATGGAAGATGCGGCGAACTACCGCAAAGCGATCAAAATCCAGGCGAAGATCTCGACGCTCGTGACGGCCTTCGGCCGCATCCGCGCCGGCAAAGAACCGATCCAGCCGAAAACGGATTACAGCTTCGCAGCGAACTTCCTGTACATGCTGTCTGGCGAAGAGCCAAAAGACATCGAAGTCGAAGCGTTCAATAAAGCGCTTGTGCTTCACGCAGACCACGAACTGAACGCTTCGACGTTCACGGCGCGTGTCGCAGTGGCTACTTTGTCGGATGTCTATTCCGGCGTGACAGCAGCGATCGGCGCTTTGAAAGGCCCACTTCATGGCGGCGCCAACGAGCAAGTGATGAAGATGCTCACAGAAATCGGATCGGTCGACAACGTCGAGCCGGTCATCAAAGAAAAACTGGCGAACAAAGAGAAAATCATGGGCTTCGGCCACCGTGTCTACCAAAAAGGCGACCCGCGTGCGAAGCATTTGCGCGAAATGTCGCAAAAGCTCACTGAGCTTCGCGGCGAATCGAAATGGTATGACATGTCCGTGAAAATCGAAGAATTGGTAACGAGCGAAAAACCGCTTCCGCCAAACGTCGATTTCTACTCGGCTTCGGTCTATCACTCGTTGAACATCGAGCATGATTTGTTCACGCCGATCTTCGCGGTCTCCCGTGCGTCGGGCTGGCTCGCGCACATCCTGGAGCAATACTCGAACAACCGCCTGATCCGCCCGCGTGCGGAATACATCGGGCCTGGCATGCAAACTTACGTGCCGGTTGAAGAACGTTAATTCAGGCAATACAATAAAATTTGATGGGGCTGACACAATGTGCAGCCCTATGACTTTGAACTCAGGAGGAACTTACACATGACGAACGGCGAAAAAATCTCAGTAGAAAACGGCGTCTTGAACGTCCCTAATAACGCAGTCATCCCATTCATTATCGGTGACGGAACTGGACCAGATATCTGGAATGCAGCTTCTCGCGTACTTGAAGAAGCGGTAAACAAAGCTTATAACGGCGAAAAATCAATCGTCTGGAAAGAAGTTTTGGCTGGTCAAAAAGCGTTCGACGAAACTGGCGAATGGCTTCCAGCTGAAACTCTTGACGTAATCCGTGAATACTTGATCGCAATCAAAGGCCCGCTTACTACGCCAATCGGCGGCGGTATCCGTTCATTGAACGTGGCACTTCGCCAAGAGCTTGACCTTTACACTTGCTTGCGCCCTGTCCGTTATTTCGAAGGCGTGCCTTCACCGGTTAAACGCCCTGAAGATACAGATATGGTCATCTTCCGTGAAAACACTGAAGATATCTACGCTGGTATCGAATACGCTAACGGCAGCGACGAAGTGAAAAAATTGATCTCATTCCTTACTGATGAAATGGGCGTCAAAAACATCCGCTTCCCAGAATCATCAGGTATCGGCATCAAACCGATCTCTGAAGAAGGAACAAAACGCCTTGTGCGTTCTGCGATCAACTATGCGTTGACTGAAGGCCGCGACTCCGTAACGCTTGTCCATAAAGGGAACATCATGAAGTTCACTGAAGGAGCTTTCAAAAACTGGGGCTATGAAGTGGCTGAGCAAGAGTTTGGCGACAAAGTCTTCACATGGAACGAATACGATGCAATCAAAGACGAAAAAGGAACAGATGCTGCGAACAAAGCACAAGAAGACGCTTTGGCTTCAGGCAAGATCCTTGTTAAAGATTCCATCGCTGATATCTTCCTTCAGCAAATCCTTACACGCCCAAGCGAGTTCGACGTTGTTGCAACAATGAACTTGAACGGCGACTATATTTCCGATGCACTTGCTGCGCAAGTCGGCGGTATCGGTATCGCACCAGGCGCAAACATCAACTACGATACAGGACATGCAATTTTCGAAGCGACTCACGGTACTGCTCCGAAATACGCTGGCCTTGATAAAGTCAACCCATCTTCTGTTATCTTGTCAGGCGTCTTGATGCTTGAGCACCTTGGCTGGTCAGAAGCTGCGAAATTGATCACATCATCTATGGAAAAAACCATTGCGTCTAAAGTTGTCACTTATGACTTCGCTCGTCTAATGGACGGCGCGACAGAAGTGAAAACATCTGCATTCGCTGATGAACTAATTAAAAACATGTAAAATGAAAGAGGAGGCTTTTGCCTCCTCTTTGTTGTATCATCTGACGGAAAGGGGAGTTTCATATGACATTCAAACGAAAAAAGATTTCGGTAATCGGTTCTGGTTTCACTGGTGCGACGACAGCATTTTTGTTGGCGCAGAAAGAATTGGGGGATGTCGTCATCGTTGATATTCCGGCAATGGAAGATCCGGCGAAAGGCAAAGCGCTGGATATGGCGGAAGCGGCACCTGTACTGAATTTTGATGCGCATATTACAGGAACTTCGGATTACGGAGATACGAAAGATTCCGATCTCGTCATCATTACGGCCGGCGTCGCCAGAAAACCGGGCATGAGCCGCGATGATCTGGTGCAGACCAACCAGAAAGTCATGAAATCCGTTACAAAAGAAATCGTTGCCCACTCGCCAAATGCAACAATATTGGTGTTGACCAATCCAGTGGATGCGATGACGTACACTGTCTTCAAAGAATCCGGCTTGCCGAAAGAGCGTGTCATCGGCCAGTCCGGCGTGCTTGATTCGGCTCGCTTCCGCAGCTTTGTGGCTGAAGAGCTCAATCTGTCGGTCAAAGATATTACCGGATTTGTGCTCGGCGGCCACGGAGATGATATGGTGCCGCTCGTCCGCTACTCGTTCGCTGGCGGCATCCCGCTCGAAACCCTTATCCCGAAAGACCGGCTCGAGCAAATCGTCGAGCGGACGCGAAAAGGCGGCGCGGAAATCGTCAATCTTCTCGGCAATGGTTCAGCGTATTATGCGCCTGCCGCCTCGTTGGTGGAAATGGCTGAAGCAATTTTACTGGACCAAAAACGTGTCTTGCCGTCAATCGCTTATCTTCAAGGAGAATACGGCATGGACGGTATTTATCTTGGAGTACCGGCAGTGCTCGGTGCATCCGGAATCGAAAAAATCATCGAAATCGAGTTGAACGAAGAAGAAAAACAAGCGCTCGACAAGTCCGCTGCATCGGTTAAAGCAGTGATGGATGTATTAGCGTAAAGCACAGAGCCGGGCAGTGAGTTACTGCCCGGCTTTTTATATACATATATATAAGCGGCATTCGGGCAGTTATTGACAGTGTGTCAAAGCGAGCGAGCTTGCACTTGTACTCATGAAATTGATACTATAAGGATATGAACCACTTAGGGGAGGGAACGCCCGTGTTGCTCGGGAAAAAACGCAAGCTAGGCAGAAAGATTGAAGACATTACAGTCGGAGAGAAGTTGAAGCTGACCGAAAAGGTCGAAGACAAGGATTTGCTCTTGTATCTTGGCTTGACAAATGATGGAAATCCTTTGTATATCCAGCATGATTTTGCATCAACGACCAGTTTTGAAAAACCGGTCGTGCCGAACATCATGTTGACGGGAATCGTCACATCAGCGGTCTCCAAGTATATGCCAGGCCCGGGTTCGTATATTTGCGAACAGCATTTGGTTTTCAAAAAACCGGTCTATCATTATGCGACAGTCGATTTCCTATTGGAAGTGGCCGATGTAGACCTGAGAGGCAATTTGGTGACCATCCGTGTCGAAGGTACAGATGAAGAAGGCGCCATTTGCATAGAAGGAAAAATCGTGGCACAACCACCAAAGACTTCAAACAAATTGACAACGCAGGCGATGGAAAATTTCTAAAGCGGTTTGGGATGGGGGTTCCAAATTGAGTGTGGAGGATGCAAAATGCCGAAGAAACTTTTGATCATTGAAGACGAACATTCGATTGCAACGTTGTTATCGTATAATTTGGTGCAGGCGGGGTATGAAACGATTATCGCGAATGACGGGAAACAAGGGTACGATCTTGCGCTAAGCGAAAAGCCGGATTTGATCGTGCTGGATTTGATGTTGCCGTCTATGGATGGCGTGGAAGTGTGCAAATCACTGCGCCAGCAGAAAGTGAACACACCAATCATCATGTTGACGGCAAAAGGCGACGAATTCGACAAAGTACTCGGCCTCGAACTAGGTGCAGATGATTATATGACCAAGCCGTTCAGCCCGCGTGAAGTGGTTGCCCGTATCAAGGCAGTATTGCGCCGGGCAGAAACAAGCCCTGTCATCCAGCAGGATGGGTCTACGCCTTATGTGTTCGGCAAGTTGCAAATTTTCCCAGATAGATTCGAAGTGTTTTTGGATGAAAAGCAATTGGAATTCACGCCAAAAGAGTTCGAACTGCTCGTCTATTTGGCTGAAAACAAAAATAGAGTGTTGACACGCGATCAATTATTGAGCGCCGTGTGGAAATACGATTTTGCGGGCGATACACGGATTGTCGATGTTCACGTCAGCCATTTGCGTGAAAAGATCGAAGTGAATACGCGCAAGCCGACTTACATTAAAACAATTCGGGGCTTGGGCTATAAATTCGAGGAGCCGAAAAGTTCATGACTTTCCGGCGCCGCTTGCTGATCTCCTTATTGCTATGGATCGGCACGCTGCTCATAGGGCTTTATTTGATCGTGCTCCAGTTTCTTCCTTTATATGAGGAGGCGGCCAATAAATCCGCCGTGTGGTTGGCGCTCGGGCTTATTTTCCTTGTAGGGCTCGGGGCCTCCGCCGTCATTGGAAACCGCATCATCCGTTTGCAAGTGGAGCCGGTGGAAAATGCTACAGCGACCGCAGTGGAACTGGTGAAAGGGAATTACCGTGCACGTGCTTATGAATCCGATGCCCAGGGCAGCTTGGAGTTGAATAAGACAATCAATGTACTGGCACGCAATCTGCAGGAAGTCGCGACTGTCCGCTTGATGGAGCAGGAACGGCTGAAAACCTTGATTGAGAATATGGGCAGTGCACTGATCATGATTGACCGGCAGGGGACGATTTCCCTGGTCAACAGGGCTTTTCTCGAAGAAACGGGTTTGAGCAGTGACGCGGTTCTTGGTAGTTTGTACCGTGAAATCAGTATTGCGCCCGAGCTGAAATCCTTCATTGAAACAGTATTCATGACTGAGACGCGCTCGCGCGATCAAATCGAGTTCGCCGAAGGGCTGAAAATGAAGAACTTGGATGTCTACGGCGCACCGGTCATCGGCGAACACGAGCGCTGGCTGGGTGTGGTCATCGTTTTCCATGATATTACCGAGTTGAAAAAATTGGAGCAAGTGCGCAAGGATTTCGTGGCGAATGTTTCTCATGAATTGCGTACGCCTGTCACTTCTATTAAAGGGTTCTCGGAAACTTTGCTGGATGGGGCCTATCAGGATACAGATACGTTATTGTCCTTTTTGGAAATTATCCAGACGGAAAGCAATCGCTTGGAAATGCTTATCAATGATTTGCTCAACTTGTCCAATATGGAGCGTTCCGCTTTCCACATTGAGCTGGAGCCGACAGATATGAAAGCCGTCATTGAACGGGCCGTCGAGACGGTGCACCCAAAACTGGCAGAAAAGAATATTAGCCTTGAATTGGATTTGGCACCGGTTATTGTGAACGGCGACGGGAACCGGCTCATCCAAGTCATCGTCAATTTATTGATCAATGCTTGCACTTATTCACAGGAAAACACCAAAGTGTCGCTGAAGCTTTACGCTGAAGGGGATCAGGCCATTGTAGAAGTGGAAGATCAAGGCATCGGCATCGAAGCATCCGAAATCGGCCGCTTGTTTGAGCGTTTTTACCGAGTCGACCGGGCCCGCAGCCGGAATTCTGGAGGTACCGGGCTTGGGCTTTCGATCGTCAAACACATCATCGAAGCGCATCATGGCAATGTCGAAGTGGAAAGCGAAGTCGGCGTCGGGACAACCTTTACCGTTCATTTGCCGCTTGCGGAAGAAATTTAGGAGGAACATATGGAAACCAAACACCCATTTTTGCCGATTATCGTCGGCACCGATATGAATGCTTATAATATGGCGATTTCATTTCACGAAGCATACGGCATCAAGCCGATCTTGATTGGCAAAGAGCCATTGTCCTTTACGGAAATGAGCTCGATCACTGAAACCATCGAATTCGATAAGAAATTGTCCGAACCGGAACATTTCGCGGATATTTTAATCGGCATGGCAGACAAATACAGAGCTCCTGGCAAAACCTTATTGCTAGTTGGCACGAACGATTTATACGTGCGCTTGATCATTGAGAATGCTAAAGTACTGCGCGAGCATTATGTATTCAATTATCCGAACGAAGCATTGATGAACCAGCTGCAAATGAAAGCGAATTTCTACGAATTGTGCAAAGAGCACGGCATCGATACACCGACGACTTATTTTTACGACTGCAGCCAGGATATGCCGTTTGATGATAGCGATATGATGTATCCGGTTGTCGTCAAGCCAAGCAATGGCATCGAATACAGCCGCAATAATTTCGAAGGCCAGGAAAAAGTCTATAAAGTGGACAGTCCGAAAGAATTGTTTGAAGTTGTCCAGAAAATCAAGGCAAGCGGCTACCGTGATGAATTAATCATTCAGGATTTCATTCCAGGCGATGATACATATATGTGGGATTCCGTCATCTATGCCAATTCCAAAGGGCAGACACAATTGGTGACGTTCGCGCAAGTTGTCTTGCAGGAGCACACAGTGACAGCCATCGGCAATTACACGGCGCTCATCACGCGCTTCGATAAGGAAATGATGCAAAAGCTCCAGCACTTCCTCGAAGCGGTCGGCTATACCGGCTTCGCCAATTTCGATTTGAAGTACGATTCGCGCGACAAGAAGTTCAAGGTCTTCGAAGTGAATATTCGCCAAGGGCGCTCAAGCTATTACGTGACGGCGCTTGGCCATAACATGGCGGAGTACTTGGTCGATGATTTGATCTATAAAACAGACAAGCCGATCACGTATTTGAATGAAGATTTCCTGTTCACGGTCGTCCCCAAAGCGGTATTGCGCAACTTCGTCCAAAACCAGGCGGTCCAAAAAGACATCAAACGCTTGATCAAGGAAAAGAAATGGGGCAATCCGCTATTCTATAAAAAAGATACCCACATGAAGCGCAAACTGTATCTTTTTGCGCGCCAAGTGAATTATTATAAAAAATACAAAAACAATCAATGGTAAGTTTACAAAGGCTTAACACCAGCTTCACAATCAGGTGCTATTCTTTAATAGAACCCCCTTCAACCGCATGACTTGAAAAAGAGCCCTTCCCCGGGCTCTTTTTCTATTTTCCTGAAACTATTTCACAATCATTCCGTATACATAGTTATAAAGATAAAAGGGGGAAACACCATGACTACGAAACGAGTGCTGTCGATTATCGGCTTATCGATTGCGGGCATACTGTTATTGGTCGCTGTTTTTACTTCCTGGTATACGGTTGATGAATCGGAGCAGGCAGTCATTATCACATTCGGTGAAGCAGGAGAGCCGGTTACGGAATCGGGGCTTCATTTCAAGATGCCTTGGCCAATCCAAAAAGCGGAAGTGATGTCAAAAGAAACGTACAGCCTTCAATTCGGCTATGACCAAAACGAGGATGGCGAAGTCACTGCATACGACAAAGAAACCAAGATGATCACAGGAGATGAAAACATCGTCCTGACAGATCTTGTCGTCCAGTGGAAAATTACCGACCCTAAAAAATTCCTCTTCAATGCGGAAAATCCGCGGGAAATGCTTCACGATGCCACTTCAGCTTCCATCCGCTCGATCATCGGAAGTTCCTTGATCGATGACGCCTTGACTTCAGGGAAAGCGGAAATCGAAGCAGAGACACGCGACTTGCTATCATCACTAATCGAAGAATACGATATCGGCATTTCTGTCTTGGCGGTCAAGCTTCAGGATGTGGAGCTGCCGAACGAAGAAGTCCGCGCAGCGTTCACGAACGTGACGGACGCCAGGGAAACGATGAACACAAAGATCAATGAAGCGAATAAATACGAAAATCAAAAACGCAACGAAGCCTTGGGTGAGAAATCAGCCATTAATTCACGGGCAGAAGCTCAGAAAGTCGAACGAGTGGAGCAGGCGACAGGAGACGTTGCGGTATTCGATAAACTGTATGCCGAATACGAAGGCAATCCGGAAGTGACCAGGCAGCGCTTGATCATGGAAACTTTGGAGTCGGTGCTACCGGACGCCAAATTGTATATCATGAACGACGATGAAGGAACGATGAAGTATTTGCCGCTCGGCGAAATGCAAACTGCGGTACCGCCGGCAGCAGAAGAACAAACCGAAGAAGGGGGCGGCAACTGATGGATCCGAAACAGCCATTCGGCAATTCCAACACAACGGATATCTTCGGCAATAAAAATCGGGCCAAAAAACCGAGAGAACCGAGAGAACCGATCAATTACCGGAAATACTGGAAACCGATCCTCATCTCGACGCTTGTCTTTTTCGCATTGTTGATCGTGCTGACCAATACCTATGTCGTGAAGGAAAACGAATACCGCGTTGTCCGGCAGTTCGGCGAAGTCGTCAAAGTCCAGGAAGACCCGGGCATCAAGATGAAGATCCCGTTCATCCAAAGCATCACGACGATCCCGAAATACCAGATGACTTATGATGTATCGGAAGCGGAAATCAACACGAAAGACAAAAAGCGCATCTTGATCGATAATTACGCCGTCTGGCGAGTGACCGACCCGTTAAGCATGATTTCGAACGCCGGCACGATCGTCAATGCCGAATCGCGCATGGAGGAGTTTATTTATTCCGTCGTGCGCACCGAGCTTGGCCAGCTGGATTATGATGAAATCATCAACGACGAAAATTCCTCACGCGGCAGTTTGAATGACACGGTGACGGAAAGAGTCAATGAATTGCTCAACACAGATCAATACGGCATTGAAGTCGTCGATGTCCGCATGAAACGCACCGATTTACCGGCAGAAAACGAACAAGCCGTCTTTACACGGATGATCTCTGAGCGGGATTCGACTGCGCAGGATTACTTGTCGCAAGGCGATGCACGCAAGCGTGAAATCGAAGCGCAAGCGGACCGCGAAGCACAGGAAGTCATTGCGACCGCCAAAAAAGAAGCGGCTTTGATCGAAGCAGACGGGGAAGCGGAAGCTGCTCAGATCTACAACGAATCATTCTCGAAAGACCCTGAGTTTTATGAACTATACCGTTCACTCGAATCATATTCGAAAACGGTCGGTGAAGACACGGTCATCATCATGCCGTCGGATTCACCTTATGCAAGATTGTTATCCGGAAATCTGGAATAATGTCTGGAGCCGTCATTTCTCTTCTATTTGCCTGCGTGGTAAAATAAAGGGAATGACGGCTTTTTTATGGAAAGGGGTAATTTTGTGTCAAAGAAAATCTTATTGCTCGATGGCAACAGCCTGGCATACCGCGCATTTTTCGCGCTGCCATTATTGACGAACGACAACGGAGTGCACACGAATGCAGTGTACGGCTTCACGACGATGCTGCAAAAGCTATTGGAGGAAGAAAAGCCGACCCATATGATGGTGGCATTCGATGCCGGGAAAACAACTTTCCGCAACGAAGCCTATAAAGAATATAAAGGCGGACGGCAAAAGACTCCGCCGGAACTGTCCGAACAATTCCCGTATTTACGCAAGCTGCTTACGGCATACCAAATCAAACAATACGAACTCGATAATTACGAGGCGGACGATATTATCGGAACGTTGAGCCTTCAAGCCGAACAGGCGGGCGACCAGGTCGTCGTCGTTTCCGGTGATAAGGACTTGACGCAGCTTGCATCAGATTCGACGGTCGTCTACATCACACGAAAAGGCATCACCGATATCGAGAAATACACAGTGGACCATATCCAAGAAAAATACGGCCTGACGCCGCTGCAGATTATCGACATGAAAGGCTTGATGGGCGATTCTTCCGATAACATTCCGGGCGTTCCAGGCGTCGGGGAAAAGACAGCCTTGAAGCTGCTCGCCAAACACGGGTCAGTGGAAGGCGTCTATGAAACGATCGAGGAACAAAAAGGCAAAATGAAGGAAAAGCTTGTGGAAAATGAAGAGCTTGCTTATTTGTCCAAAAAACTCGCGACGATTGAACGCCAAGCGCCCGTAGAAGTGTCGATCGATGAACTCGATTATGCAGGACCCGACCAGGATGAATTGGTGCGCATCTGGAATGAGCTCGCATTTAAATCATTATTGGAAAAGCTGGACTATACGGCAGAGGAAACCGACAAGGAAGAATTGCATTTCGAAGTGCTCGAAACGGTCGATCAGAGCCTGCTCGAAGACGGCATGGCAGTCCACCTGGAACTATACGACGAACATTACCATAGCTGCGATTTGCTGGGAGTTTCCTTGGCATCCGAAAAAGCCACCTACGTCATCCCGATGGAAGTAGCGGAACAATCGGAAGCGCTGAAGGAGTGGCTTGAAGATGAGGCGGCCAACAAATACATGTCCGATTCAAAAGCGGCGACTGCGGCATTTCTCAGAAAAGGTATTAAAATCGACGGGGTCGACTTTGATTTGATGCTCGGGGCCTATATTGTCAATCCTTCGCTCAAGTATACGGACCTGGCTGATATTGTTCGTGAATACGGCTATTCGGATGTCTCGACCAACGAACAGGTGTATGGCAAAGGGGCAAAGAAAAAAGTTCCTGAAGCGGCTGACTTGAATGAGCATATGGCGAGAAAAGCGAGAGCAATCTATAACGTGCGCCCCGTGGTGGTCAAAAAACTGGAAGAAAATGAACAATTTGACTTATACGATAAATTGGAACTGCCGCTTGCAAAAGTGCTCGGCCAAATGGAGTCGCTCGGCGTCAAAGTGGACCGCGGCCAATTGGCTGACATGGGCGTGGAATTGAAACGCAAGCTTGGCATGATCGAACAGGAAATCTATGCGCTTGCCGGACAGGAATTCAATATTAACTCGCCGAAGCAGCTTGGGGTTATCTTATTCGAGCAATTGGGCTTGCCGGCAATCAAAAAGACTAAAACCGGTTACTCGACTGCAGCGGATGTGCTTGAGAAATTGGAAGGCAAACACGAAATCATCCATCATATCCTGATGTACCGCCAGCTCGGTAAATTGCTGTCGACGTATATTGAAGGATTATTGAAAGAGATTCACGAGGACGGCAAAGTCCATACGCGTTTCCAGCAAGCCCTGACGACAACCGGCAGGCTTAGTTCCACGAACCCGAACTTGCAGAACATCCCAGTGCGCCTGGAAGAAGGGCGCAAGATCCGCAAAGCGTTCGTTCCGTCACAACCTGGGTGGGTAATGGTCGCAGCGGATTATTCACAGATCGAATTGCGCGTACTTGCCCATATGTCGAAAGACGAGAGCTTGATCGAAGCGTTCCAGTCGGATCTGGATATCCACACGAAAACAGCCAGTGACGTCTTTAGTGTATCGCTCGAAGAAGTGACTTCCGACATGCGCCGCGCGGCCAAAGCGGTCAATTTCGGCATCGTCTATGGCATCAGCGACTACGGCTTGTCGCAAAACTTGAACATCACCCGTAAAGATGCGGCTGACTTTATCGAACGCTATTTGGCGAGTTTCCCGGGCGTACAAGGCTATATGACATCCATTGTGGAACAGGCGAAAAAAGACGGCTTTGTCACGACCTTGATGAACCGCCGCCGCTATTTGCCGGACATCAATAGCTCGAACTTCAATTTGCGCAGTTTTGCGGAACGTACCGCGATGAATACGCCGATTCAGGGAAGTGCGGCCGATGTCATCAAGCAGGCGATGATCGAAATGGATATCGCGCTTGAACGCGAAGGGCTGCAGTCGAAGATGATCTTGCAAGTGCATGATGAACTGATCTTTGAAGCGCCTGCCGAAGAACTAGAAAAACTCATGGAATTGGTTCCTGAAGTGATGGAGTCGGCCGTGAAACTCAATGTGCCATTGAAAGTCGATATCGCATCAGGCGATACTTGGTACGATACAAAGTAAGGAGGAATGTGCGATGCCGGAACTTCCGGAAGTAGAAGGGGTGGTCCGGCAAATCCGCCCCGTGTCGATCGGCAAACGCATCGTCTCGGTCGATGTGTCCGATACGATCCGAAAATCAAAACAATCGGGCAAAGAAGCGATCTTGAAGCGCATCGAAGCGGATGACTTTCAAGAGCGCCTCACTGGTGCCCAAATTCTCGCTGTCGAACGGCGCAGCAAATATATTTACATGACCATGAAAAACGAGCAGGAATTTCTGCTCGTCAACCATCTGGGCATGTCGGGTGCATGGTTTTTTGTCGATAGCCTGCTGGCGATCCCAGAAGACAAGTTCAGGCGCCACGTCCATGTGGTGCTGACG
It encodes the following:
- the mdh gene encoding malate dehydrogenase, translating into MTFKRKKISVIGSGFTGATTAFLLAQKELGDVVIVDIPAMEDPAKGKALDMAEAAPVLNFDAHITGTSDYGDTKDSDLVIITAGVARKPGMSRDDLVQTNQKVMKSVTKEIVAHSPNATILVLTNPVDAMTYTVFKESGLPKERVIGQSGVLDSARFRSFVAEELNLSVKDITGFVLGGHGDDMVPLVRYSFAGGIPLETLIPKDRLEQIVERTRKGGAEIVNLLGNGSAYYAPAASLVEMAEAILLDQKRVLPSIAYLQGEYGMDGIYLGVPAVLGASGIEKIIEIELNEEEKQALDKSAASVKAVMDVLA
- the icd gene encoding NADP-dependent isocitrate dehydrogenase, with protein sequence MTNGEKISVENGVLNVPNNAVIPFIIGDGTGPDIWNAASRVLEEAVNKAYNGEKSIVWKEVLAGQKAFDETGEWLPAETLDVIREYLIAIKGPLTTPIGGGIRSLNVALRQELDLYTCLRPVRYFEGVPSPVKRPEDTDMVIFRENTEDIYAGIEYANGSDEVKKLISFLTDEMGVKNIRFPESSGIGIKPISEEGTKRLVRSAINYALTEGRDSVTLVHKGNIMKFTEGAFKNWGYEVAEQEFGDKVFTWNEYDAIKDEKGTDAANKAQEDALASGKILVKDSIADIFLQQILTRPSEFDVVATMNLNGDYISDALAAQVGGIGIAPGANINYDTGHAIFEATHGTAPKYAGLDKVNPSSVILSGVLMLEHLGWSEAAKLITSSMEKTIASKVVTYDFARLMDGATEVKTSAFADELIKNM
- the pnpS gene encoding two-component system histidine kinase PnpS is translated as MTFRRRLLISLLLWIGTLLIGLYLIVLQFLPLYEEAANKSAVWLALGLIFLVGLGASAVIGNRIIRLQVEPVENATATAVELVKGNYRARAYESDAQGSLELNKTINVLARNLQEVATVRLMEQERLKTLIENMGSALIMIDRQGTISLVNRAFLEETGLSSDAVLGSLYREISIAPELKSFIETVFMTETRSRDQIEFAEGLKMKNLDVYGAPVIGEHERWLGVVIVFHDITELKKLEQVRKDFVANVSHELRTPVTSIKGFSETLLDGAYQDTDTLLSFLEIIQTESNRLEMLINDLLNLSNMERSAFHIELEPTDMKAVIERAVETVHPKLAEKNISLELDLAPVIVNGDGNRLIQVIVNLLINACTYSQENTKVSLKLYAEGDQAIVEVEDQGIGIEASEIGRLFERFYRVDRARSRNSGGTGLGLSIVKHIIEAHHGNVEVESEVGVGTTFTVHLPLAEEI
- a CDS encoding response regulator transcription factor, with protein sequence MPKKLLIIEDEHSIATLLSYNLVQAGYETIIANDGKQGYDLALSEKPDLIVLDLMLPSMDGVEVCKSLRQQKVNTPIIMLTAKGDEFDKVLGLELGADDYMTKPFSPREVVARIKAVLRRAETSPVIQQDGSTPYVFGKLQIFPDRFEVFLDEKQLEFTPKEFELLVYLAENKNRVLTRDQLLSAVWKYDFAGDTRIVDVHVSHLREKIEVNTRKPTYIKTIRGLGYKFEEPKSS
- a CDS encoding ATP-grasp domain-containing protein, whose product is METKHPFLPIIVGTDMNAYNMAISFHEAYGIKPILIGKEPLSFTEMSSITETIEFDKKLSEPEHFADILIGMADKYRAPGKTLLLVGTNDLYVRLIIENAKVLREHYVFNYPNEALMNQLQMKANFYELCKEHGIDTPTTYFYDCSQDMPFDDSDMMYPVVVKPSNGIEYSRNNFEGQEKVYKVDSPKELFEVVQKIKASGYRDELIIQDFIPGDDTYMWDSVIYANSKGQTQLVTFAQVVLQEHTVTAIGNYTALITRFDKEMMQKLQHFLEAVGYTGFANFDLKYDSRDKKFKVFEVNIRQGRSSYYVTALGHNMAEYLVDDLIYKTDKPITYLNEDFLFTVVPKAVLRNFVQNQAVQKDIKRLIKEKKWGNPLFYKKDTHMKRKLYLFARQVNYYKKYKNNQW
- a CDS encoding FxsA family protein; the encoded protein is MMKWIFLALVIVPTLELAILIWAGGQIGFFWTLALIVATGLLGAFLAKRQGLKAIRDIQSSMNQMQPPGDRLIGAAFILVGGTLLLTPGFISDAVGFSLLFTPTQKLYKPLVYRMLQKKMKNTRIIVG
- the citZ gene encoding citrate synthase: MTSSKGLEGVVATQSAISSIIDDTLTYVGYNIDDLADNASFEEVIYLLWHQRLPKADELAELKQQLADNMAVPQAVLDHFKTYDIKHVHPMAALRTAVSMLGLFDEEAEVMEDAANYRKAIKIQAKISTLVTAFGRIRAGKEPIQPKTDYSFAANFLYMLSGEEPKDIEVEAFNKALVLHADHELNASTFTARVAVATLSDVYSGVTAAIGALKGPLHGGANEQVMKMLTEIGSVDNVEPVIKEKLANKEKIMGFGHRVYQKGDPRAKHLREMSQKLTELRGESKWYDMSVKIEELVTSEKPLPPNVDFYSASVYHSLNIEHDLFTPIFAVSRASGWLAHILEQYSNNRLIRPRAEYIGPGMQTYVPVEER
- a CDS encoding MaoC family dehydratase, whose translation is MLLGKKRKLGRKIEDITVGEKLKLTEKVEDKDLLLYLGLTNDGNPLYIQHDFASTTSFEKPVVPNIMLTGIVTSAVSKYMPGPGSYICEQHLVFKKPVYHYATVDFLLEVADVDLRGNLVTIRVEGTDEEGAICIEGKIVAQPPKTSNKLTTQAMENF